From Halobacillus sp. Marseille-Q1614, the proteins below share one genomic window:
- a CDS encoding acyl-CoA thioesterase has protein sequence MKILIHEANVRVRYCETDMAGHVNNTSYFIYLEEARGKFFEERIPKPLNSFGRFILASTKCDYVNQAYYGQSLKISTWVSRIGNKSFSFGHSITAEDTGDLIAEADAVIVNFNYEEQKSEPISLELREVLESHLVPN, from the coding sequence GTGAAAATATTGATTCATGAAGCAAATGTCAGAGTCAGATATTGTGAAACTGATATGGCCGGCCATGTAAATAATACGAGTTATTTCATCTACTTAGAAGAAGCGCGTGGGAAGTTTTTTGAAGAAAGAATTCCTAAACCATTAAACTCATTTGGTCGGTTCATTCTTGCTTCCACAAAGTGTGATTATGTGAATCAGGCTTATTACGGTCAGTCTTTAAAGATTTCCACCTGGGTATCCCGAATTGGAAATAAGAGCTTCAGTTTTGGCCACAGCATTACGGCCGAGGATACCGGAGATCTGATCGCTGAAGCAGATGCGGTCATCGTCAATTTTAATTATGAGGAGCAGAAGAGTGAACCTATTTCTTTGGAGCTGAGGGAAGTTTTAGAAAGCCACTTAGTTCCTAATTAA
- a CDS encoding SDR family oxidoreductase, which translates to MHAKELFDLTGKVAIVTGGGRGLGEQIAKGFAESGAHVVVCSRKLQPCQEVSDQLKELGVDSLAFECDVTKREDIQRVVDQTVEHFGRIDILVNNSGATWGAPVEEMPLEAWQKVFNVNVTGTFLMSQIAGKVMLKQGSGKIINIASVAGLKGSDPKLMDTIGYNSSKGAVLTFTKDLAVKWGPRGICVNAIAPGFFPTKMSKVLMEEGEDSFLQGTPLRKFGGEDDLKGTAIFLSSRASDHITGDVIIVDGGTHAM; encoded by the coding sequence ATGCACGCTAAAGAACTGTTTGATTTAACAGGTAAAGTCGCGATCGTTACAGGAGGCGGCCGGGGGCTTGGCGAGCAGATTGCCAAAGGATTTGCCGAGTCCGGTGCCCATGTCGTCGTCTGCTCGAGAAAACTACAGCCCTGCCAGGAAGTGAGCGACCAGTTAAAGGAGCTCGGAGTCGATTCCCTCGCTTTTGAATGTGATGTGACGAAACGGGAGGATATTCAGAGAGTCGTCGATCAGACGGTTGAACATTTTGGCCGGATCGATATTTTAGTCAATAACAGCGGTGCTACCTGGGGCGCTCCTGTAGAGGAAATGCCGCTTGAAGCCTGGCAGAAAGTTTTTAACGTAAACGTAACTGGAACGTTTCTTATGTCCCAAATCGCTGGAAAAGTGATGCTAAAGCAGGGTTCAGGAAAAATAATTAATATTGCTTCGGTGGCAGGGCTTAAAGGCTCTGATCCTAAGCTTATGGATACGATAGGCTATAACTCAAGCAAAGGTGCAGTCCTTACTTTTACAAAGGATCTGGCCGTGAAATGGGGACCGCGCGGTATTTGTGTAAATGCGATTGCACCAGGCTTTTTCCCTACCAAAATGTCTAAAGTCCTGATGGAAGAAGGGGAGGATTCATTCCTGCAGGGGACCCCATTAAGGAAGTTCGGAGGAGAGGATGATTTAAAAGGAACAGCCATCTTTTTAAGTTCACGCGCCTCCGACCATATTACCGGTGATGTCATCATTGTTGATGGCGGCACCCATGCGATGTAA
- a CDS encoding TetR/AcrR family transcriptional regulator: MKQKIMDTSIHLFDKKGFTETSIQEIVDELGVTKGTFYYYFKNKQELLTDIHLNFIEFLLKNQDEILQDASKDTKEKLREMIYMVLTSIKGRRKSARIFFREMRNLGPGYLDQNVQKRDQFRKNLQTLVEEGIHKGEFEEGLNSDMVTRGILGITNWSYYWFDPDGEVTEEELANIYLEMILNGINKKK; the protein is encoded by the coding sequence ATGAAACAAAAGATAATGGATACGAGTATTCACCTATTTGATAAAAAAGGATTTACAGAGACATCGATCCAGGAAATCGTAGATGAACTCGGTGTTACTAAAGGGACCTTTTACTATTATTTTAAAAACAAACAAGAATTGCTGACTGATATACATCTCAATTTTATTGAATTCTTATTAAAAAATCAGGATGAAATATTGCAGGATGCTTCTAAAGACACCAAGGAAAAGCTGCGGGAGATGATCTATATGGTCTTAACAAGTATTAAAGGCCGGAGAAAGAGTGCCCGTATTTTCTTTAGAGAAATGCGCAACCTCGGCCCGGGATATTTGGACCAAAACGTTCAAAAACGAGACCAGTTCCGCAAAAACCTGCAGACTCTCGTGGAAGAAGGCATCCATAAAGGCGAATTTGAGGAAGGTCTCAACTCTGATATGGTTACTCGAGGTATTCTTGGAATCACGAACTGGAGCTATTATTGGTTCGATCCTGATGGAGAAGTTACTGAAGAGGAACTGGCAAACATCTATCTCGAAATGATTTTAAACGGAATCAATAAGAAAAAATAA
- a CDS encoding SDR family NAD(P)-dependent oxidoreductase: protein MVAVVTGAGSGIGKQTAVQLAEDGAKVVLAGRTKSKIDQAADEINEGLGQPAAVSFQADVTKEEDVKSLAQFIQQTFGDLHVLVNNAGTSGKSSIMDMEDSEWDRIQNTNLKSVFLVSKTLGRLMMNGEETTDRAIVNVASLSGHKAGAKIPHYSSSKAAVINFSRSLALEFAPYGIRVNSVSPGFAETPLTEEGLKNKRFEEAIQRNTALSRVGKPEEIARVITFAASKEASYMTGSDLLVDGGWLIT, encoded by the coding sequence ATGGTAGCTGTCGTCACTGGTGCCGGCAGCGGGATCGGAAAACAGACAGCCGTTCAGCTAGCTGAAGATGGAGCGAAAGTTGTGTTGGCGGGCCGGACAAAATCGAAAATTGATCAGGCAGCAGACGAGATCAATGAAGGATTAGGCCAGCCGGCAGCTGTCAGTTTTCAGGCAGATGTAACAAAGGAAGAGGATGTGAAAAGCCTCGCCCAATTCATTCAGCAAACTTTTGGCGATCTCCATGTGCTGGTCAACAATGCGGGCACTTCGGGCAAGTCTTCGATTATGGACATGGAAGACTCCGAGTGGGACCGGATCCAAAATACGAATTTGAAAAGTGTTTTTCTCGTATCGAAGACGCTTGGCCGACTGATGATGAATGGAGAAGAAACAACAGATCGAGCCATTGTTAACGTGGCGTCTTTATCAGGCCATAAAGCGGGAGCCAAAATCCCGCATTACAGCTCATCAAAAGCGGCAGTCATTAATTTTTCCCGCTCACTGGCTCTTGAATTCGCTCCTTATGGAATTCGCGTGAATTCTGTTTCACCAGGTTTTGCAGAAACGCCGTTAACTGAAGAAGGTTTGAAAAATAAGCGTTTTGAAGAAGCGATCCAGCGAAACACGGCATTAAGTCGGGTAGGAAAACCAGAAGAAATTGCCCGCGTAATTACCTTCGCCGCCTCCAAGGAAGCTTCATATATGACTGGGTCGGATTTATTGGTAGATGGCGGGTGGCTGATTACTTAG
- a CDS encoding thiolase family protein has product MREREAVIVSAVRTAIGRQGGALAQVPAHVLGAEVIKESVKRAGVDPKEIEDVIMGNVLSGGGNIARLSALQTGLSINLPGLTVDRQCGSGLNAIHLAAQAIKAGQGDVYVAGGTESMSRAPYLMDRPERPYSPVPPSFRKSQLSPSEIGDPPMGITAENLVEKYEIAREAQDEFAQRSQERMAQAMNEGRFDDQIVPLSIPVRKGEPFEFKTDEHPRPQSTIEGMAKLRPAFREGGSVTAANSSGLNDAASALTLMSREKAEKTGVTPLAKVLACTVAGVDPHIMGIGPVPATHKVLQQTGLTLDEMDIIEINEAFAAQVLACDKELNLDMEKVNVNGGAIAHGHPLGATGAILATKAVYELKRREGRYALITACIGGGQGIAMIVERE; this is encoded by the coding sequence ATGAGAGAGCGAGAAGCAGTGATCGTTTCGGCCGTACGAACAGCAATTGGCAGGCAGGGAGGAGCTTTAGCACAGGTGCCGGCACATGTGTTAGGAGCCGAGGTTATTAAAGAATCAGTGAAGCGGGCAGGTGTAGACCCGAAAGAAATTGAAGATGTAATTATGGGAAATGTGTTAAGCGGAGGTGGAAATATTGCCCGGCTTTCAGCACTGCAGACAGGTCTTTCTATTAATCTTCCAGGTTTGACCGTCGACCGCCAGTGCGGATCAGGACTGAATGCGATTCACCTGGCAGCCCAGGCTATCAAGGCCGGCCAGGGGGATGTGTACGTAGCAGGAGGAACGGAAAGCATGAGCCGAGCGCCTTATTTAATGGACCGGCCGGAGCGTCCATACAGCCCTGTACCGCCGTCGTTTAGAAAATCTCAGCTTTCTCCTTCAGAAATCGGTGATCCACCCATGGGGATTACAGCGGAAAATTTAGTGGAAAAATACGAGATTGCAAGAGAAGCACAGGATGAATTTGCGCAGCGCAGCCAGGAAAGAATGGCTCAGGCGATGAACGAAGGACGGTTCGATGACCAGATTGTGCCGCTTTCCATTCCTGTTCGAAAAGGAGAGCCGTTCGAGTTTAAGACTGATGAACATCCAAGACCGCAGTCTACGATCGAAGGGATGGCAAAGCTTCGTCCGGCTTTTAGAGAAGGAGGAAGTGTAACTGCCGCAAACAGCTCTGGTTTAAATGATGCAGCTTCAGCTCTGACATTAATGTCGAGAGAAAAAGCTGAAAAAACAGGCGTGACTCCTTTAGCGAAGGTCCTTGCCTGTACCGTAGCCGGTGTAGATCCTCATATTATGGGAATCGGCCCTGTGCCGGCGACACATAAAGTGTTACAGCAAACCGGCTTAACCCTTGATGAAATGGATATTATCGAAATCAACGAAGCTTTTGCCGCCCAGGTGCTTGCCTGTGATAAAGAGCTGAATTTGGATATGGAAAAAGTAAATGTAAACGGTGGAGCGATTGCCCACGGTCATCCACTCGGAGCGACAGGTGCCATACTTGCGACAAAAGCGGTCTATGAGCTTAAGCGCCGTGAAGGAAGGTATGCTTTGATCACTGCTTGTATTGGCGGCGGGCAGGGAATAGCGATGATTGTCGAACGTGAGTAA